ATCGCCGGCGAGAGCGCGGGCATCGTGCCCGACCAGAAGTGGAAGCTCGAGGCGCGCGGCCAGGAGTGGATCGGCGGCGAGACGGTCTCGGCGGCGATCGGGCAGGGCTACAACCTCCTCACGCCGCTCCAGCTCGCGCTCGCGTACGCGGCGATCGCCAACGGCGGCGACCTCTACGCGCCGCGTCTGATCGACCGGCTCGAGACGTGGGACGGGCGCCTCGTCGAGGAGCCGGAGCACCCCGCGCCGCAGCGCGTCGCGGTCTCGCCCGAGCACCTCGCGCGCGTGCGCGCGGGGCTGACGCGCGTGGTCGAGGCGCCGCGCGGCACCGGCGCGCGCGCGCGCGTGCCCGGCATGAAGGTCGCGGGGAAGACGGGCACCACGCAGGTCGTGAGCCTCGCGGTCGTCGAGCAGTACGAGAACGACGAGGACGTCCCGATCGAGTACCGCGACCACGCGTGGTTCGCGGCGTTCGCGCCGGCCGACGCGCCCGAGATCGCGGTCGCCGTGCTGGCCGAGCACGGCGGGAGCGGGGGCGGCGTCGCGGCGCCGATCGCGCAGAAGGTGCTCGCCGCCTACTACGCCAAGCGCTTCGCGCCCGCGGCGACGCCGGATGCGCCCGTGCCCGCACCGGCGCCGGCCGCGACCGCGGCGCGCGCGGCGGGCACCGCGCCCGCCGCGGACGACGTGCGCGCAGCGCGTGCGGACGCGCCGCGTCCGCGCGCGGGCTGAGGGGGGACGACGCCGTGCTGGGCATCGATCGGCGCACCGTGCAGAACTTCGACTGGGTGCTGCTCGCCTTCGTCGCCACGCTCGTCGCGTGCGGGCTCGTGAACCTCACGTCCGCGTCGCACGCCGGGAGCGACGTGCTGCTGAGCGCCACGGTGCGGAGGCAGATCTCCGCCGTCGGAGTCGGCGCGCTCGTGATCGCAGTGATCGTCGCGATCGACTACCGGCACGTCGAGCGCTTCGCGCCCGCGATCTACGGCGGCGTCGTCGCGCTGCTCGCGGCGACGCTCGCGCTCGCCGACGAGACGCGCGGCGCGCGCGCCTGGCTCTTCGGCGGCCGCTTCCAGCCGTCCGAGCTCGCGAAGATCGCGATGGTGATCGCGATCGCGCGCTGGTTCCACCGCAACCCGCCGAGCGAGATCACGCAGCTGCGCCAGCTCGGCCCGCCCGCGCTGCTCGCCGCGATCCCGGTCGGGCTGATCCTGCTGCAGAAGGACATGGGCGTCGCCGTGCTCACGCTGCTCGTCGCGCTCACGTACGTGCCGCTCGTGCGCGTGCGGCTGCGCGCGTGGTCGGGCGTCGCCGCAGTCGGGCTCGTCGCGCTCGCCGCGCTGTGGACGTTCGGGCTCAAGGACTACCAGCAGAAGCGCATCCTCGACTTCGTCGACCCCTCGCGCGACCCGCTGTCGTCGGGCTACCAGGCGATGCAGTCGCGCATCGCGGTCGGCTCGGGCGGGCTCACCGGCAAGGGCTGGATGGAGGGCACGCAGACGCAGCTGCGCTTCCTCCCCACGCAGCACACCGACTTCGCCTACTCCGTGCTCGCCGAGGAGTGGGGCTTCACGGGCAGCACGGCCGTGCTCGGGCTCTACCTCGCGATGCTGCTGTGGGGGCTGTGGATCGCGCGCAACTCGCGCGACGGCTTCGGCGCGATGCTCGCGGTGGGCGTCGTCGGGGCGCTCTTCTGGCCCGCCGTGATCAACGTGGCCATGGTGCTCGGGCTCGCCCCGGTGATCGGCGTGCCCCTCCCGCTCTTCAGCTACGGGGGCTCGGCGATGGTCTCCGCCTGCATCAGCCTCGGCCTCCTGCTCTCGATCTCGATGCGGCGCTACGTCTTCTGAGCCGCCGGCCCGCTACCCTCGCGCCGTGATCGAAGACCCCGGCCCGACGACGAGCGCGACGAGCGCCCCCGATGCGGAGCGCGCCGCGCGGCGCGCGCCCGTTCCGCGCGTCGGCGCGTTCTTCGACATGGACAAGACGCTGATCGCCGAGAACTCGGGGTCGGTGTACATGAAGCACCGCTACGAGCGCGGCGAGATCACGGCCTGGGAGCTCGCGGCCGGGCTCGGCGCCTACCTCCGCTACAAGGCCGGCGTGCTCGACCTGCCCACGTGGGTCCGCTCGATGGCGAAGGACTTCGCGGGGCGCGACGAGGCCGAGCTCGAGGCCGAGGCGCGCGAGCTCTTCCAGGCGCACATCGAGTCGCTCGTCTACCCGGATGCGGCCGCGCTCGTGCGCCACCACCAGGAGAGCGGCCACGTCGTCGTGATCGTGTCGGGCGCGACGCGCTACGCGGTCGAGCCGCTCGCCCGCCACCTCGGGATCGAGCACGCGCTGTTCACGGTGCTCGAAGCCGAGGGCGGCGTGCTCACCGGGCGCGTCGTCGAGCCGGTCTGCTTCGAGGACGGCAAGATCCACTGGCTGCGCGCGTTCATCGCGTCGCACGACGTCGACCTCGCGCGCAGCTGGTTCTACTCGGACTCGATCACCGACCTGCCGCTGCTCGAGCTCGTCGCGCACCCGGTCGCGGTGAACCCCGACCCGATGCTCTACCGCACGGCCGTGCGCCGGCGCTGGCCGATCCGCATCTTCGCTCCGCCGGAGGCGCGCGCGTCGCGCGGGGCGGCGCGCGCCTAGCGTCGACGCGCGCGCGCGACGCGGTGGCGCTCGAGGCGCTTCTCGACGAGCGCCGCCAGCTTCGAGCTCCCGCCCGTCACGTGCGCCCGCTCGAGGCGCCGCTCGATCTGCTCGTACACCTCGACCAGCTCGTCGCTCCCGAGCGGGAAGGCGTGCTCGAGCAGCCACAGCCCGTCGCGGATCGAGGTCTCGGCGCGCTTGCGCGTCGCGATCGAGGTCGG
This genomic interval from Myxococcota bacterium contains the following:
- the rodA gene encoding rod shape-determining protein RodA, with the translated sequence MLGIDRRTVQNFDWVLLAFVATLVACGLVNLTSASHAGSDVLLSATVRRQISAVGVGALVIAVIVAIDYRHVERFAPAIYGGVVALLAATLALADETRGARAWLFGGRFQPSELAKIAMVIAIARWFHRNPPSEITQLRQLGPPALLAAIPVGLILLQKDMGVAVLTLLVALTYVPLVRVRLRAWSGVAAVGLVALAALWTFGLKDYQQKRILDFVDPSRDPLSSGYQAMQSRIAVGSGGLTGKGWMEGTQTQLRFLPTQHTDFAYSVLAEEWGFTGSTAVLGLYLAMLLWGLWIARNSRDGFGAMLAVGVVGALFWPAVINVAMVLGLAPVIGVPLPLFSYGGSAMVSACISLGLLLSISMRRYVF
- a CDS encoding HAD-IB family hydrolase — translated: MIEDPGPTTSATSAPDAERAARRAPVPRVGAFFDMDKTLIAENSGSVYMKHRYERGEITAWELAAGLGAYLRYKAGVLDLPTWVRSMAKDFAGRDEAELEAEARELFQAHIESLVYPDAAALVRHHQESGHVVVIVSGATRYAVEPLARHLGIEHALFTVLEAEGGVLTGRVVEPVCFEDGKIHWLRAFIASHDVDLARSWFYSDSITDLPLLELVAHPVAVNPDPMLYRTAVRRRWPIRIFAPPEARASRGAARA